A stretch of Oreochromis aureus strain Israel breed Guangdong linkage group 11, ZZ_aureus, whole genome shotgun sequence DNA encodes these proteins:
- the LOC116328664 gene encoding zinc finger protein 706-like, whose product MARGHQKFQSQQKNAKKQAEIKKSKGHDQKAAAKAALVYTCTVCRTQMPDPKTFKQHFESKHPKSPMPPELVGVEA is encoded by the exons ATGGCCCGTGGGCACCAAAAGTTCCAGTCCCAGCAGAAAAATGCCAAAAAGCAGGCGGAGATCAAGAAGAGTAAAGGCCATGACCAGAAGGCTGCAGCTAAGGCTGCTTTAGTATACACATGCACCGTGTGTCGG acACAAATGCCCGACCCCAAGACCTTTAAGCAGCACTTTGAAAGCAAACATCCAAAGTCTCCAATGCCCCCAGAGTTGGTTGGTGTGGAGGCGTAA